In the genome of Acidimicrobiia bacterium, one region contains:
- the metZ gene encoding O-succinylhomoserine sulfhydrylase, whose translation MDRWRPRTSQVRGGHERTAFGETAEGIFMTSGYVYETAEEAAAVFRGDADGYIYTRYGNPTVAIFEERLRLLDGAEACRATASGMAAVFAALACDLNTGDRVVASRALFGSTVAVLGPLLGRWGIDSVFIDGRDLDAWDEALAVPPKVVFLETPSNPMLELVDIAAVAERSHAVGARVIVDNVFATPVLQRPIELGADVVVYSTTKHLDGQGRTLGGAVLGPSDFIDGPLKEFQRHTGPSMSPFNAWVVAKSLETLDLRVREQSRNAETLAGYLSEMPGVARVLYPTADSHPQAELASRQMEAGGSMVSVEIAGGREAAFQFMNRLHLFDISNNLGDAKSLVTHPATTTHSKLTPEQRTAMGITDSLVRLSVGLEDVRDLQDDLGMALTGQIGHPSTSLGG comes from the coding sequence ATGGATCGATGGCGACCGAGGACCAGCCAGGTGCGCGGAGGACACGAGCGCACTGCATTCGGCGAGACGGCCGAGGGCATTTTTATGACGTCCGGCTACGTGTACGAGACCGCTGAGGAAGCGGCAGCCGTTTTTCGCGGCGATGCCGACGGATACATCTATACCCGCTACGGCAACCCCACCGTCGCCATCTTTGAAGAACGTCTCCGACTCCTGGACGGGGCCGAAGCATGCAGGGCGACGGCGAGCGGGATGGCCGCCGTCTTTGCCGCCCTCGCTTGCGATCTCAACACAGGTGACCGCGTTGTGGCGTCCCGCGCTCTCTTCGGTTCCACCGTCGCAGTTCTCGGCCCGTTGCTCGGGCGGTGGGGTATCGATTCCGTTTTCATCGACGGCCGGGACCTCGACGCCTGGGACGAGGCACTGGCCGTGCCCCCCAAGGTGGTGTTCTTGGAGACGCCCTCCAATCCGATGCTCGAACTCGTGGATATCGCGGCGGTGGCAGAACGTTCCCATGCAGTCGGTGCCCGGGTAATCGTCGACAACGTGTTCGCGACTCCCGTTCTGCAACGCCCTATCGAATTGGGTGCGGATGTCGTCGTTTACTCGACAACGAAGCACCTCGACGGTCAGGGTCGAACCCTGGGCGGGGCGGTTCTCGGCCCATCGGATTTCATCGACGGTCCGCTCAAGGAGTTCCAGCGCCACACCGGACCCTCGATGAGTCCGTTCAACGCCTGGGTCGTTGCCAAGAGCCTCGAGACGCTCGATCTGCGTGTCAGGGAGCAGTCGCGCAACGCGGAAACCCTGGCCGGGTACCTGAGCGAGATGCCGGGAGTCGCCCGGGTGCTCTATCCAACCGCCGACTCGCACCCTCAGGCCGAGCTGGCGAGCAGGCAAATGGAAGCGGGGGGATCCATGGTCTCCGTTGAGATTGCGGGTGGTCGGGAGGCGGCGTTCCAGTTCATGAACCGGCTCCATCTGTTCGATATCTCGAACAATCTGGGCGATGCCAAGAGCCTTGTGACTCACCCGGCGACCACTACTCACTCGAAGCTCACACCTGAGCAGCGAACGGCGATGGGGATCACCGACTCCCTGGTCCGCCTGTCGGTGGGCCTCGAGGATGTGCGCGATCTGCAAGACGATCTCGGTATGGCACTGACCGGCCAAATCGGTCACCCAAGTACCTCGCTCGGCGGGTAG